The proteins below are encoded in one region of Synechococcus sp. MU1643:
- a CDS encoding ribbon-helix-helix protein, CopG family, which yields MIDEAAGLKNVSRSVLIRRAATAYAKQVIEGKL from the coding sequence ATGATCGATGAAGCCGCTGGGTTGAAGAACGTCTCGCGTTCGGTGTTGATCCGTCGTGCCGCGACGGCCTATGCCAAGCAGGTGATTGAAGGGAAGCTCTGA